A genome region from Penicillium psychrofluorescens genome assembly, chromosome: 3 includes the following:
- a CDS encoding uncharacterized protein (ID:PFLUO_005699-T1.cds;~source:funannotate), whose amino-acid sequence MERNIDIYASKLGDEKLEIKVRANVATELRDSIEPLCSGANYPVFLAKLWPVFKSILKGDPVFLSLSYEQVCIVTDLVDGWRAVDSSADRYD is encoded by the exons ATGGAGCGAAATATCGATATCTACGCCAGCAAGCTGGGGGATGAAAAGCTGG AAATAAAAGTGAGGGCCAATGTCGCAACCGAGTTACGAGACAGCATTGAACCACTATGCTCTGGTGCCAACTATCCCGTCTTTCTGGCAAAGCTCTGGCCGGTGTTCAAGTCGATCTTGAAGGGGGATCCGGTCTTCTTAAGCTTGTCTTATGAACAGGTATGCATCGTGACTGATCTTGTCGACGGCTGGCGCGCCGTCGATTCATCTGCAGATCGGTACGACTAA